From the genome of Prevotella herbatica, one region includes:
- a CDS encoding putative 2-dehydropantoate 2-reductase, whose amino-acid sequence MTLKYGIIGSGAIGGYCGGKLAKAGKDVHFLFHSDYEFVKSNGLQIDSVDGDFHLPEVNAYRSTKDMPKCDIVLVCLKSTNNGLLKEMLPPLLHKNTIVILIQNGIGLESDLQKFFPDLNLAGGLAFICASKNEPGRINHQSLGKINIGAYSCSDISLLEEAIKDLNEAGVDTKLVDYEEARWKKAVWNIPFNGMTVVLNTTTDQLMANPDTEKLLHEMMIEVIEAAQHAGVKNIDSSLADKTIEMTKVMPPYSPSMKLDYDFKRPMEIKYLYSRSIEEAKKNGYNMVMAAMLEKQLSFIESQYLK is encoded by the coding sequence ATGACATTAAAGTACGGAATAATAGGATCAGGAGCTATTGGTGGATATTGCGGAGGTAAATTAGCAAAAGCAGGTAAAGACGTTCATTTTCTCTTCCATTCAGATTATGAATTTGTAAAATCTAATGGATTACAGATTGACTCTGTTGATGGTGATTTTCATTTGCCGGAAGTTAACGCTTACCGAAGCACAAAGGATATGCCAAAGTGTGACATTGTGCTAGTATGCTTGAAATCTACTAATAATGGTTTGTTGAAAGAGATGCTCCCTCCTCTTTTGCACAAAAATACAATAGTGATACTTATCCAAAATGGAATAGGCTTGGAAAGTGATTTACAGAAATTTTTTCCAGATTTGAACCTTGCGGGAGGCTTGGCATTTATTTGTGCAAGCAAGAATGAACCAGGACGCATTAATCATCAAAGCTTAGGTAAGATTAATATTGGGGCTTACTCTTGTAGTGACATTTCTTTACTGGAAGAAGCCATCAAGGATTTAAACGAGGCTGGTGTAGACACAAAACTAGTAGACTATGAAGAAGCTCGTTGGAAAAAGGCAGTATGGAATATTCCTTTTAATGGAATGACTGTTGTATTAAATACGACAACAGACCAGTTGATGGCAAATCCTGATACAGAGAAATTATTACACGAAATGATGATCGAGGTGATTGAAGCCGCTCAGCATGCTGGAGTTAAGAATATAGACTCGTCATTGGCAGATAAGACGATTGAAATGACAAAAGTAATGCCACCCTATTCTCCAAGTATGAAACTTGACTATGATTTCAAACGCCCGATGGAAATTAAATATCTTTATTCTCGCTCAATAGAAGAGGCTAAGAAGAATGGATATAATATGGTGATGGCAGCAATGCTTGAAAAACAATTGTCATTTATTGAAAGTCAATACTTGAAATAG
- a CDS encoding 2-oxo acid dehydrogenase subunit E2 encodes MNYKIHEFPNSRIASMDVCEIGKHKHHVTGLLEFDVTESRKKIREYNKIHQKKISFNAWLISVIGKTIKKHETACSYLIGKNKIITFDDINISVIVEKNLNGTKVPFPLVIEKVNEISVESIAKEISMAKNQNVTPKDIILQKRTGQIARIYYLLPKFLRLLFWKYLLKHPKLAFNKMGNVSFTSIGMMGKIKGWFIPISVHPICFGIGSIIKKPTVFDNEIAIREILNLSILIDHDVMDGAPMVRFINELRTNIENGLKI; translated from the coding sequence ATGAATTATAAAATACATGAATTCCCAAATTCAAGAATAGCAAGCATGGATGTTTGTGAAATTGGAAAACATAAGCATCATGTTACAGGATTGCTTGAATTTGATGTTACTGAAAGCAGAAAAAAAATCAGAGAATATAATAAGATTCATCAGAAAAAGATTTCTTTTAATGCATGGTTGATTAGTGTGATTGGAAAAACAATCAAAAAGCACGAAACAGCATGTTCTTATCTTATTGGTAAAAATAAAATAATAACATTTGATGATATTAATATATCTGTCATTGTTGAAAAGAATTTAAATGGAACGAAAGTACCATTCCCACTTGTTATAGAGAAAGTTAATGAAATTAGTGTTGAATCAATAGCTAAAGAAATTTCTATGGCGAAGAACCAAAATGTTACCCCAAAGGATATCATACTTCAAAAGCGAACCGGACAAATTGCACGCATTTACTATTTACTTCCAAAATTTCTACGATTACTCTTTTGGAAATATCTATTGAAACATCCAAAACTTGCATTCAACAAAATGGGTAATGTTTCATTTACATCTATAGGAATGATGGGAAAAATCAAAGGTTGGTTTATTCCGATATCTGTGCATCCGATATGCTTCGGGATAGGTTCTATAATTAAAAAACCAACAGTGTTCGATAACGAGATTGCTATCAGAGAGATATTAAACTTATCTATTCTTATAGATCATGATGTAATGGACGGTGCACCAATGGTTAGATTTATCAACGAGCTGCGAACAAATATAGAAAACGGATTGAAAATATAA
- a CDS encoding MerR family transcriptional regulator, which translates to MKTKIKFKIGEFSKINQITVKTLRHYEKIGLIAPCEVDEWTKYRYYDVNQLKKMSNIMYLKRLGFALSEIKDIMDKDGGVPSFEVIEAKLKLCKDEIEHLEVLQKELSELKNSLKQKTKMEKFIIKSLPAIIVARHRSLVNSYQDLFNLCPNVIGPEMERLGCVCSEPGYCYTIDHNKEHKETNIEIEYCEAVTEKKEDSELIQFKDVPAVKKALCFNHYGSYEKFPETWAKIYAFIEDNGYNIVDDPRFCYIDGIWNKNNESEWLTEIQVPIEK; encoded by the coding sequence ATGAAAACAAAAATCAAATTTAAAATCGGCGAGTTCTCAAAAATCAATCAGATCACAGTGAAGACACTGCGACATTACGAAAAGATAGGTTTGATAGCACCTTGCGAAGTGGATGAATGGACGAAGTACAGATATTATGATGTGAATCAGCTCAAGAAAATGAGCAATATCATGTATCTAAAAAGACTCGGATTTGCCCTTAGTGAAATAAAGGATATCATGGACAAAGACGGAGGTGTTCCTTCTTTTGAGGTGATAGAGGCAAAACTAAAACTATGCAAGGATGAAATCGAGCATCTCGAAGTGCTTCAGAAAGAACTGAGTGAGCTAAAGAACAGCCTCAAACAAAAAACTAAAATGGAGAAGTTTATTATTAAATCTTTGCCTGCGATTATAGTTGCAAGACATAGAAGTCTTGTAAATAGTTATCAAGATTTATTCAATTTATGTCCAAATGTAATTGGACCAGAAATGGAACGTTTGGGTTGTGTTTGTTCTGAACCTGGATATTGCTACACTATTGATCATAACAAGGAACATAAGGAAACGAATATAGAAATAGAATATTGTGAAGCTGTTACTGAAAAGAAAGAAGATTCTGAATTAATCCAGTTTAAGGATGTTCCTGCCGTGAAGAAGGCGCTCTGCTTTAATCACTATGGTTCTTATGAGAAGTTTCCAGAGACATGGGCAAAAATTTATGCCTTCATTGAAGATAATGGTTATAATATTGTTGACGACCCACGTTTCTGTTATATTGATGGTATTTGGAACAAGAATAATGAAAGCGAATGGCTGACAGAAATCCAAGTCCCTATTGAGAAATAG
- a CDS encoding GNAT family N-acetyltransferase, with amino-acid sequence MNIIKTNNTDSRFRKLCSMLDNYLNDAIGKEKQQQEYNQHNALVDIDDVILLIDGEKLISCGGIKKVDEDTAEVKRVFVADEFRHHGYGHKIITEIEHLAKAEGYKALILETGLPMKSAQKLYTSCGFSFIENYGPYAFLDSSVCMKKNIENNI; translated from the coding sequence ATGAACATTATCAAAACAAATAACACCGATAGTCGATTTAGAAAGTTATGTTCTATGTTGGATAATTATCTCAATGATGCAATAGGAAAAGAAAAGCAGCAGCAAGAGTATAATCAACATAATGCATTGGTAGATATTGATGATGTCATCTTGCTTATTGATGGAGAAAAGCTAATTAGTTGTGGTGGCATTAAAAAAGTAGATGAAGATACGGCTGAAGTAAAACGTGTATTTGTCGCAGATGAGTTTCGACATCATGGATATGGTCATAAAATAATTACAGAAATAGAACATTTGGCAAAGGCTGAAGGATATAAAGCATTGATACTTGAAACAGGTTTACCCATGAAGAGTGCACAGAAATTATATACTTCGTGTGGTTTCTCGTTCATAGAGAATTATGGTCCATACGCCTTTTTAGACAGTTCCGTTTGTATGAAAAAAAATATAGAGAATAATATATGA
- a CDS encoding RagB/SusD family nutrient uptake outer membrane protein — translation MKNIIFKCVLLCMMGTLSACSDFFNVETGNVLDHKDYIKEESELYSGYIGIMTKVQAIGDKVIYLTDTRGELLEPTSNTPNELYSIYNYDTDLAGNKYANPAPYYDVIIACNDYLSKLYDYKTANPTAINITHYKALISCTLRVKAWIYLTLGKVYGEAIWFDDPIREMKDLNNYPVKNLDEIVESCLDLLTKGFDGVDATNTMSWKEWLDPDTDTGSSAYRYWDYMTPEFFPLYAELCLWHGDYQKTVNVILNAMNAKFASTVNDATQYMHNVKLTGTYSKIWDNTNPQPQETISAIIYSYKNNQTNSLLKHFGIDSPNEYLLAPSQVGLDRYSDPNFDPLGGSTLDKRASIYFANYDGKNVVCKYRPRSSSARTYAYQDDVHIYIYRGSELYFMLAEALNNLGRVQEASALINQGVNGSFPNGGVTWPGFTDDWTGTSSLGSRKYPDMGIRGSFNLGNREFKRDDIKANDEQILNEMMLEFPAEGKIYPAMIRMVRRYNDLNIISDRVCPKYQNPEEIRARISEDVDGKPGYFVHWKLK, via the coding sequence ATGAAAAATATAATATTTAAATGTGTTCTACTTTGCATGATGGGTACTCTGAGTGCATGTAGTGATTTCTTTAATGTTGAGACAGGTAATGTGCTTGACCATAAGGATTATATAAAAGAAGAAAGCGAGCTTTATTCTGGTTATATTGGTATTATGACTAAGGTGCAAGCCATTGGTGATAAGGTGATATATCTTACAGATACAAGGGGGGAACTATTGGAACCAACAAGCAATACTCCTAATGAATTGTATAGTATATATAATTATGATACGGATTTAGCAGGTAATAAATATGCCAATCCTGCTCCTTACTACGATGTGATCATCGCCTGTAACGATTATTTGTCAAAACTGTATGATTATAAGACTGCTAATCCTACAGCTATTAATATAACACATTATAAGGCTTTGATTAGTTGCACACTTCGTGTAAAGGCTTGGATTTATCTTACCTTGGGTAAAGTATATGGAGAAGCTATATGGTTTGATGATCCTATTCGTGAGATGAAAGATCTGAATAATTATCCTGTTAAAAATTTGGATGAAATAGTAGAATCATGTCTAGATTTATTAACTAAAGGTTTTGATGGGGTTGATGCCACAAATACAATGTCTTGGAAAGAATGGCTTGATCCTGATACCGATACAGGCTCAAGTGCATACAGATATTGGGATTACATGACACCTGAGTTCTTTCCATTGTATGCAGAATTATGCTTGTGGCACGGCGATTATCAGAAAACGGTAAATGTGATATTGAATGCTATGAATGCTAAGTTCGCAAGCACGGTAAATGATGCAACACAATACATGCATAACGTGAAATTGACAGGTACGTATAGTAAGATTTGGGACAACACAAATCCTCAACCTCAAGAGACTATTTCTGCAATAATATATTCGTATAAAAATAATCAGACAAATAGTTTGTTGAAGCATTTTGGAATAGATTCTCCTAATGAATATTTATTAGCACCATCCCAGGTAGGATTAGATCGTTATTCTGATCCTAATTTTGACCCATTAGGTGGATCCACATTGGATAAACGTGCATCAATTTATTTTGCAAATTACGATGGAAAAAATGTTGTATGTAAGTATCGCCCAAGAAGTAGTTCGGCCCGTACTTATGCTTATCAAGATGATGTTCATATCTATATTTATCGTGGCAGTGAACTATATTTTATGTTGGCAGAAGCATTAAATAATCTTGGACGTGTGCAAGAGGCTTCTGCACTAATCAATCAAGGTGTTAATGGAAGTTTCCCGAATGGAGGTGTAACTTGGCCTGGTTTTACAGATGATTGGACCGGTACAAGTAGTTTAGGTTCACGTAAATATCCAGACATGGGTATTCGTGGATCTTTCAATTTGGGTAATAGGGAGTTCAAACGTGATGATATAAAAGCAAATGACGAACAGATTTTAAATGAGATGATGCTTGAATTCCCTGCTGAAGGCAAGATATACCCTGCTATGATAAGAATGGTACGACGTTATAACGATTTAAATATTATTTCAGATAGGGTTTGTCCTAAGTATCAAAATCCGGAAGAAATTCGTGCAAGAATATCTGAAGATGTAGATGGAAAGCCAGGCTATTTTGTTCATTGGAAATTGAAATAA
- a CDS encoding pyridoxamine 5'-phosphate oxidase family protein — MRNFEQTVENMVEKSTNTFICYIDEDGCPVTKAMLKPREHEGVRIFYFTTNTSSNKVKCFKQNNRASIYFVNPQFFRGASLTGTMEVLETAEAKERIWQKGDEIYYPKGVTDPDYCVLKFTATKGRFYNDFHSDDFDINQ; from the coding sequence ATGAGAAACTTTGAACAAACAGTTGAAAACATGGTTGAAAAATCAACTAACACGTTTATTTGCTATATTGATGAAGATGGTTGCCCTGTGACAAAAGCTATGTTGAAACCTCGTGAACACGAAGGTGTACGCATTTTTTATTTCACGACAAACACATCTTCAAATAAGGTGAAGTGTTTTAAGCAAAACAATAGAGCAAGTATCTACTTTGTAAATCCACAATTTTTCCGTGGCGCTAGTCTAACAGGCACAATGGAGGTCCTTGAAACTGCAGAAGCAAAAGAAAGAATCTGGCAGAAAGGAGACGAGATTTATTACCCAAAAGGTGTAACCGATCCTGATTACTGTGTGCTGAAATTTACGGCAACAAAAGGACGGTTTTATAATGACTTTCACTCAGATGATTTTGATATAAACCAATAA
- the dmpI gene encoding 4-oxalocrotonate tautomerase DmpI, with product MPYITMECGKLTTEQKENLISRLTETASEATGIPPEFFMITIKELPDTNMGFGGKTVEKTKREYLKK from the coding sequence ATGCCATACATTACAATGGAATGTGGTAAATTGACCACAGAACAAAAAGAGAACTTAATCAGTCGTTTAACAGAAACAGCTTCTGAAGCAACAGGTATTCCACCGGAATTTTTTATGATAACTATTAAAGAATTGCCTGATACAAATATGGGATTTGGTGGTAAAACCGTAGAAAAAACAAAACGTGAATATCTAAAAAAATAA
- a CDS encoding GNAT family N-acetyltransferase — MKEVKHNTITFTIRVIDEKQQSQALDLAWRVFNKFEAPEYNEKGIESFHQAIKSPEYTSQLKIYGAFYREEIVGVLATRNMGSHIALFFVDDRFHRMGIGRQLVERALKNCHTNEMTVNSSPYAVKIYRALGFAEVDTEQISDGIRYTPMSYNQKNKTTKN, encoded by the coding sequence ATGAAAGAAGTAAAGCATAATACCATAACTTTCACAATAAGGGTTATTGATGAAAAACAGCAATCTCAGGCACTAGACCTTGCATGGCGGGTTTTTAACAAATTTGAAGCACCCGAATATAATGAAAAAGGTATAGAATCATTCCATCAGGCTATAAAATCTCCTGAATATACTAGCCAACTAAAGATTTATGGAGCTTTCTATCGAGAAGAAATAGTAGGAGTTCTAGCAACAAGAAATATGGGTAGTCATATTGCACTATTCTTTGTCGACGATCGGTTTCATAGAATGGGTATCGGTAGACAACTCGTAGAGAGGGCTCTAAAAAATTGCCACACAAACGAGATGACGGTAAACTCTTCACCTTATGCTGTCAAAATATATCGTGCTTTAGGATTTGCAGAGGTTGATACAGAACAGATTTCTGACGGCATACGTTATACTCCCATGTCCTACAATCAAAAGAATAAAACCACTAAGAACTAA
- a CDS encoding endonuclease VIII: MIEIPESKVFASRAENILRGKVVVDVINATNPHRFAWYHGDPLLYSSILVGRKVEEVKGFGCYIDICFDHDTHLAISDGTNMKYFQKADKCPQKFQLLVVFDDSTYVVFTVAMYGGIFAFKGTFDYPYYCGSRDKLSPLDKRFDINFFHKMITDTGKNISVKALLATEQRIPGLGNGVLQDILFNAGINPKRKINTLSDEDEKTLFVAIKETLENMISEGGRDTEKDLLGNPGGYHCILSKNTCHELCPKCGGKIIKEAYLGGSIYYCRDCQII, encoded by the coding sequence ATGATAGAAATACCTGAATCTAAAGTATTCGCTTCGCGTGCTGAAAATATTCTGCGTGGAAAGGTTGTTGTTGATGTTATCAATGCGACCAATCCCCATCGCTTTGCATGGTATCATGGAGATCCACTATTATATTCTTCAATATTAGTAGGAAGAAAAGTTGAGGAAGTAAAGGGATTTGGATGTTATATTGATATTTGTTTTGATCATGACACACACCTTGCTATTAGTGATGGAACAAATATGAAGTATTTCCAAAAGGCAGATAAGTGTCCACAAAAATTTCAGTTGCTCGTTGTTTTTGATGATAGCACTTATGTTGTTTTCACGGTAGCTATGTATGGAGGTATTTTTGCTTTCAAGGGTACTTTTGATTATCCGTATTATTGTGGTAGTCGAGATAAGTTATCACCTTTGGATAAAAGATTTGATATCAATTTCTTTCATAAGATGATTACAGATACAGGTAAAAACATTTCTGTCAAGGCACTTCTAGCTACAGAGCAGCGAATACCTGGACTAGGTAATGGCGTGTTACAGGATATACTATTTAATGCTGGCATTAATCCGAAGCGCAAAATAAATACGTTGTCTGATGAAGATGAAAAGACTTTATTTGTTGCTATCAAAGAAACTCTTGAAAATATGATTTCCGAAGGAGGAAGGGACACCGAGAAAGACCTACTTGGTAATCCAGGTGGATATCATTGTATTCTGTCTAAAAACACGTGCCACGAGCTGTGCCCAAAATGTGGAGGTAAAATAATAAAAGAGGCTTACTTGGGTGGTAGCATCTATTATTGTAGAGATTGCCAAATCATATAA
- a CDS encoding DUF4382 domain-containing protein translates to MKQKLFFLCLLLIGLYSCSNNDNNSDKESKATVGFYLTDAPSLEGYKSVNIDIQSIECSLDGQSWTTLDIKPCTVDLLHFSNGKDSLLSNVEFNAGAKVQQIRLVLGDNNTVVLNNGTTVSLKTPSGQTSGLKLDVQSVAQLTSGYKIIIDFDASRSIVKQGNSGSYLLKPVIRSYITANSSAIDGNLQPSKTAMRIFTVTSTNDTLSTLSDTIQNNYFKLHGLFSGTYDLKAEDLSTKNITVIKSGIQIVGGTDVHLGNLTLKK, encoded by the coding sequence ATGAAACAAAAACTCTTCTTCTTATGTTTACTGCTTATCGGACTATATTCATGTAGCAATAACGATAACAACTCTGATAAAGAAAGCAAAGCAACTGTTGGCTTTTATTTGACGGATGCTCCTTCTCTTGAAGGATATAAATCTGTAAACATTGACATCCAATCCATAGAATGCTCTCTTGATGGGCAAAGCTGGACAACATTGGATATTAAACCTTGTACTGTTGACTTGTTACACTTTTCAAATGGAAAAGATTCTTTGCTGTCGAATGTGGAATTTAATGCAGGAGCAAAAGTCCAACAAATTCGCTTAGTCTTGGGAGATAACAATACTGTTGTTTTAAATAATGGTACTACTGTTTCATTAAAAACTCCAAGCGGACAGACATCTGGATTAAAATTAGATGTTCAATCAGTTGCCCAATTAACAAGTGGCTATAAAATAATCATCGATTTTGATGCTTCGCGTTCAATTGTAAAACAAGGTAATAGTGGATCTTATCTATTGAAGCCTGTTATTCGCTCTTATATAACAGCCAATTCATCTGCTATAGATGGTAATCTACAACCATCAAAGACAGCGATGAGAATCTTTACTGTGACATCAACAAATGACACCCTTTCAACTCTATCAGATACCATACAGAATAATTATTTCAAATTACATGGATTGTTTAGTGGTACTTATGATTTGAAAGCAGAAGATTTGTCAACTAAAAATATAACAGTTATCAAGTCTGGTATTCAAATCGTTGGTGGAACAGATGTTCATTTAGGAAACCTCACTTTGAAAAAATAG
- a CDS encoding GNAT family N-acetyltransferase: MITLETERLILRPINKDDASDIFEYGCEPNVGPAAGWKPHKNIEETRVIMKAVFIDKDNVFGIVLKSSGKMIGSIGLVPDPHRNNPEVLMLGYAMSEHYWGKGLMTEAAKAVIEYGFSELAISMISCTCYSINPRSRRVIQKCGFEYEGCLRQGEKRYDGKVLDLEFYSLCNNKDYFNK, encoded by the coding sequence ATGATTACACTTGAAACAGAACGTTTGATATTACGTCCGATAAATAAAGATGATGCCAGCGATATATTCGAATATGGCTGTGAACCGAATGTTGGTCCGGCAGCAGGTTGGAAACCTCATAAGAATATAGAAGAAACTAGAGTAATCATGAAAGCTGTATTTATTGATAAAGATAATGTATTTGGAATAGTGCTCAAATCTTCTGGTAAAATGATAGGTAGCATTGGCTTGGTGCCAGATCCCCATCGCAACAATCCGGAAGTGTTGATGCTAGGCTATGCAATGTCTGAGCACTATTGGGGCAAAGGACTTATGACAGAAGCTGCCAAAGCTGTTATTGAATATGGCTTTAGTGAATTGGCCATTAGTATGATTTCTTGCACCTGCTATTCCATTAATCCTCGTTCGCGAAGAGTCATTCAAAAGTGCGGATTTGAATATGAGGGTTGTCTGCGTCAGGGCGAAAAAAGATATGACGGTAAAGTTTTAGATCTAGAATTCTATTCTTTATGCAATAACAAAGATTATTTTAATAAATAA
- a CDS encoding DPP IV N-terminal domain-containing protein → MKMRLILLSALFAVSAGTMAQGTLADYNRAYSLSNKFSNDNVYNSPVDIKFKDSTNTYYYTENIAAGKRYVAMDAGTNNSKSFGSKEELYKYLDIKLPEAAKPQFGRKHERHWMEVDEEKDTHPVVSPDGKLEAYIEGENVVLHEVGKPYTEKRILSTDGTLSNYYSAWIQWSADSKYIMTCKRRPVEKRYVYYVESSPADQLQPILHKQEYAKPGDELPFKVPCIFDVNTGKEVIASTQLFDKQFSLDGFTWTTDNKEVIFEYNERGHKVYRVLAMSAQTGKVRTIIEETATTFVNYPRHYRYDFADTSKMIWMSERDNWNHLYMYNVSKGKVINQITKGAWCVREVIKVDEKTNTIYFSASGVNPNEDPYQIHYYRIGMDGKNMICLTPAEGNHQAVFSYDMKYVVDKYSKVDTPPVTELRSGIDGKLISTIAKADISKLKESGWVAPEIFKAKGRDGITDIWGIIQRPTNFDPTKKYPVIEYIYAGPGDAYTPKSFIAYNRNTTALTELGFIVVQMDGMGTAWRGKKFEELCYKNLKDAGFPDRQLWIQAAAAKYPYMDASNVGIFGASAGGQESTTAVLLHGDFYKAAYSSCGCHDNRMDKIWWNELWMGYPVDKSYEECSNVVNAHKLQGALMLVVGELDDNVDPSSTYQVANALEKAGKDFELVVLPGVHHTMGEKFGEHKRFDFFVKNLLKVNPPKWNEITK, encoded by the coding sequence ATGAAAATGAGATTAATTTTACTATCTGCACTATTTGCGGTAAGCGCTGGGACCATGGCACAAGGCACTCTTGCTGACTACAACAGAGCCTACAGTTTATCCAACAAGTTTAGTAACGACAATGTGTATAACTCGCCTGTCGACATTAAATTTAAAGATTCCACAAACACATACTACTACACAGAGAATATTGCTGCTGGTAAAAGATATGTAGCAATGGATGCTGGTACTAACAATAGTAAATCATTTGGCAGCAAAGAAGAACTGTATAAATACCTAGATATAAAACTGCCAGAAGCAGCAAAACCACAATTCGGTCGTAAGCACGAACGCCACTGGATGGAAGTAGACGAAGAGAAAGATACACATCCTGTTGTATCACCAGATGGTAAACTGGAAGCATATATCGAAGGAGAAAACGTGGTGCTACATGAAGTTGGTAAACCCTATACAGAGAAACGTATACTAAGTACCGATGGTACACTCTCAAACTATTACTCTGCATGGATACAATGGTCGGCTGACAGCAAATATATAATGACATGCAAACGCAGACCTGTTGAAAAGAGATATGTATATTATGTGGAGTCTTCGCCTGCCGACCAGCTGCAACCAATTCTACACAAGCAGGAATATGCTAAACCTGGAGACGAACTTCCATTTAAAGTACCTTGCATATTTGATGTGAATACAGGTAAAGAAGTTATCGCATCAACACAACTATTTGATAAGCAGTTTAGTCTGGATGGTTTCACATGGACTACTGACAACAAAGAAGTGATATTTGAATATAATGAGCGTGGACATAAAGTTTATCGCGTGCTGGCTATGTCGGCACAAACAGGTAAGGTGAGAACGATTATTGAAGAGACCGCTACCACATTTGTAAACTATCCACGCCACTATCGATACGACTTTGCCGACACATCTAAGATGATATGGATGAGCGAACGCGATAATTGGAACCATCTGTACATGTACAATGTGTCAAAGGGTAAAGTGATAAACCAGATAACAAAAGGAGCATGGTGTGTGAGAGAAGTAATAAAGGTAGACGAAAAAACGAATACCATATACTTTTCTGCAAGCGGTGTAAATCCTAATGAAGATCCCTACCAGATACACTATTACCGCATAGGTATGGATGGTAAAAACATGATATGTCTTACACCTGCCGAGGGAAACCATCAGGCTGTATTCAGCTACGATATGAAATATGTGGTAGACAAATACTCAAAAGTTGACACACCTCCTGTTACCGAATTGAGAAGTGGTATAGATGGAAAGCTGATTAGCACCATAGCTAAAGCTGACATATCAAAACTTAAAGAAAGTGGTTGGGTGGCACCAGAGATATTTAAAGCTAAAGGCAGAGATGGTATCACTGATATATGGGGAATCATACAACGACCAACCAACTTTGACCCTACAAAGAAATACCCTGTGATAGAATATATCTATGCTGGTCCTGGCGATGCCTACACACCAAAGAGCTTTATAGCTTATAATAGGAACACCACGGCATTAACGGAACTTGGATTTATAGTCGTACAAATGGATGGAATGGGGACAGCATGGCGTGGAAAGAAATTTGAAGAACTATGCTATAAAAACCTTAAAGACGCTGGTTTCCCAGATAGACAACTGTGGATTCAAGCTGCTGCAGCTAAATATCCTTATATGGATGCCAGTAATGTGGGTATCTTTGGTGCCTCTGCTGGTGGACAAGAGAGTACAACCGCTGTGCTTCTGCACGGTGATTTCTATAAAGCAGCTTATTCTAGTTGTGGATGTCATGACAACCGCATGGATAAGATATGGTGGAATGAACTATGGATGGGATATCCTGTAGACAAGAGTTATGAAGAGTGCAGCAATGTTGTAAATGCTCATAAGTTGCAAGGAGCATTGATGCTTGTAGTGGGCGAACTGGATGATAATGTAGATCCATCTTCTACATATCAGGTGGCGAACGCACTAGAGAAAGCTGGCAAAGACTTTGAACTTGTTGTGCTGCCGGGTGTACACCACACTATGGGTGAAAAGTTTGGAGAGCACAAACGTTTCGATTTCTTTGTGAAAAATCTCTTGAAAGTAAATCCACCTAAATGGAATGAAATAACAAAATAG
- a CDS encoding GNAT family N-acetyltransferase — MENKDINIRFAQETESEVILELIKGLAAYENMEDEVAATKEQIHETLFINKDAEVLLAEYKGKIVGFALFFHTYSTFLGKTNIYLEDLFVKEEARGKGIGKLFFKHIAKIAIDKGYGRIEWCCLDWNQKSIEFYEHIGAHVLDDRRIFRISADKFKEI, encoded by the coding sequence ATGGAAAATAAAGATATCAATATCAGATTTGCACAAGAAACTGAAAGCGAAGTTATATTAGAATTAATTAAAGGACTTGCCGCTTATGAAAATATGGAAGATGAAGTGGCTGCAACAAAAGAGCAGATACACGAAACTTTATTTATAAACAAAGATGCAGAGGTATTATTAGCAGAATATAAAGGAAAAATCGTCGGATTTGCCTTGTTCTTCCATACCTATTCAACATTCCTTGGTAAAACAAATATCTATCTCGAAGATCTGTTTGTTAAAGAGGAAGCAAGAGGCAAAGGTATTGGCAAACTATTCTTTAAGCATATAGCAAAGATTGCTATTGACAAAGGGTATGGGAGAATTGAATGGTGTTGTCTAGACTGGAATCAAAAATCTATAGAGTTCTATGAACATATTGGAGCACACGTTTTGGATGATAGAAGAATTTTTAGAATTTCAGCTGACAAATTTAAGGAGATATAA